From a single Nocardioides sp. dk884 genomic region:
- a CDS encoding tyrosine-type recombinase/integrase translates to MSDSTVFPFQPTTMTTAQLAAVSYLARYSGRTHKLYAYQLGRWFTWCENHGLDPLLGIQRAHVELYIHQLGETGLMDSSIVTMMHGVHGFFRFAHIDGLITADPAVYARLPKVQHDESRTQGLDRLELIRFLQVAQTLTVHHGALAFLLGINALRASEAAAVRIEDYAETLRGHRVLHLVGKGNKPATMPITIPVLRVLEACRGQRSDGPLVLRPTTGKPIDRRDVYRMVVRVAKVAGIPRHISPHSLRHAAITNALDAGVPLRDAQILTRHADPRTTEHYDRARGNLDRHGVHFLTAYVAGV, encoded by the coding sequence ATGTCCGACTCGACCGTCTTCCCGTTCCAGCCCACCACCATGACCACGGCCCAACTCGCAGCCGTCTCCTACCTCGCCCGCTACTCGGGACGCACGCACAAGCTCTACGCCTACCAGCTCGGGCGCTGGTTCACCTGGTGCGAGAACCACGGACTGGATCCACTCCTCGGTATCCAGCGTGCCCACGTCGAGCTGTACATCCACCAACTCGGCGAAACCGGCCTGATGGACTCCTCCATCGTCACGATGATGCACGGCGTCCACGGCTTCTTCCGGTTCGCACACATCGACGGTCTGATCACTGCCGACCCGGCCGTCTACGCACGCCTTCCCAAGGTCCAACACGACGAGTCCCGCACCCAGGGACTCGACCGACTCGAACTCATCCGCTTCCTCCAGGTCGCCCAGACCCTCACGGTGCACCACGGGGCGCTCGCATTCCTCCTCGGCATCAACGCCCTGCGCGCATCCGAAGCAGCCGCGGTACGCATCGAGGACTACGCGGAAACGCTGCGGGGACACCGAGTCCTGCACCTGGTCGGCAAGGGCAACAAGCCCGCCACCATGCCGATCACGATCCCAGTGCTGCGTGTCCTTGAGGCCTGCCGAGGACAGCGATCCGACGGGCCGCTCGTCCTGAGACCGACCACGGGAAAGCCGATCGACCGCCGAGACGTCTACCGGATGGTTGTGCGTGTCGCCAAGGTCGCGGGGATTCCTCGGCACATCAGCCCGCACTCGCTGCGTCACGCCGCCATCACCAACGCTCTCGACGCCGGCGTCCCGCTGCGCGACGCGCAGATCCTGACGCGCCACGCCGACCCGCGCACGACCGAGCAC